The sequence GAGCCCGTGGTGGCGTTGTGGGTCTGGCAGTGCGTGGTGGCCGGGGTGCTGCTGTCGTTCGGCCTGTCCATGACGTTCAGCGCCGCCGCGGCGTGGCAGGCGGTGCGCGGCCATGTCTTCGCGCCCGCGCCGCACGGCGTCGTCGAGGCGTACGCGCTCGCGGACGACGGGCCGTGGTCGGCGGTGATGGCGGTGCTGCTGGCCTTCGGCGGGGTGTGGACGGCGGCCATGCTGGCCCGGGAGATCCACCGGGCGCACCTGCGGCGCAGGCAGCGGCGGGCCGAACTCCTGGTGCGCGCCCCTCTGATGCCCGGCGAGGAGCCGGGGAGCGGACGTCTCGTGGTCCTTGAGGGCGAGCGCCCGGACGCCTGGTGGCTGCCGGGGGCCGCGCCCCAGCTGGTCATCACCACGGCCGCGCTCGGGCGCCTGAAAGGGCGGCAGCTCGACGCGGTCCTGGCCCATGAGCAGGGCCACGCGCAGGCACGGCACGACTGGCTGCTCAACTGCTCGGAGGCGCTGGCCTCGGGCTTCCCGCAGGTCCCGGTGTTCGCGGCGTTCCGAGGCGAGATGCACCGGCTGGTCGAGCTGGCGGCCGACGATGTGGCCTCGCGGCGCTTCGGCCGGCTGACGATCGCCCTCGCCCTGGTCGAACTCAACGAGGACCGGGGTGTGTTCGGCCCCTGCCCGGCCGGGGACGCGGAGCTGCCGCTGCGGGTGAACCGGCTGCTGGCCCCGGCGGGCCGGCTCACGGCCGCCCGCCGGCTGCGGCTGACCGCCGCGGCGGCCTTCGTACCCGTGGTGCCGCTGCTGGTCGCGTTCGTGCCGGGGCTCAGCGCGCTGGGGTGAGCGGGGGCCGGTGAGCGGGGCCGTTGGGTGTCCGGCGAGCCGGGTGTGATCCCCGACGGGCCGGGCCGAACCGTGTGCCGTCCAGCGTGCTGGGATGGACTCGGGTGGCGGGCTCGGCGAGGATCGTGCCATGCATGTGTCGCCGCGCTCCCTCGTGGACCGCGCCCGCGCCTCTTCGCCGGTCGCCCGCGCGGGGGCCGTCTGCACGGTGCTCGCCGGGGCGCTGACGGCCCTGGTCGTGGCCCGGTGGCAGCCGCTCATGGACCTGGACCGCTCGGTCGCCCGGTCGCTGCACCGGCGGGCGGTGGCCGAGCCCGGCCTCGTCCATGTCAACCGGCTGTTGACGGACTGGCTGTGGGACCCGTGGACGATGCGCGCCCTGGTCGCGGTCGCGGTGGTGACCCTGTGGTGGCGCGGTGCCCGGCCGCTCGCGGTCTGGGTCGCGGCCACGACCGTGCTCTCCTCGCTCCTCCAGCAGGGCGTCAAGGCCGCGGTCGGCCGGGACCGCCCCCGGTGGCCGGACCCGGTGGACTCCGCCACGTACGCCGCCTACCCCTCCGGGCACGCGATGACGGCGACGGTGAGCTGCGGTCTCCTGCTGTGGCTGCTGCACCGGTCCGGGGTCCGGGGCCCGCTGTGGCGGGCGGCCGTGGGAGCGGCGGCCGTCTCGGTGGCCGGGGTCGGTCTCACCCGGGTGTATCTGGGGGTGCACTGGCCGTCCGACGTGCTGGGCGGGTGGCTTCTGGGAGCGGCGCTGGTGGCCCTCGCGGTCCGCGGCTTCGAGCGGTACGCCGCCCGTTCCGGCCCCGGCCGGGTGGCCTGAACAGGGCCTCTTGCCCGCCTCCACCCCGTGGGCGAGGATCGGTGCCATGCCGATCAAGGGTGTGCTCTTCGACTTCTCCGGGACGCTGTTCCGGATCGAATCCGTCCGTTCCTGGCTCGCCGGGGCCCTCGCCGAGCGGGGGGTACGCGTGACCGATGCGGACTTCGAGCGGTACGCGACGGAGCTGGAGGCGGCCGGCGCGCTGCCCGGCGGCCCCAGTCCGCGGCGGATGCCCGAGGAGCTGGCGGAAGGCTGGGCGCACCGCGACGAGAACGCGGAGCTGCACCGCGCGGTGTACACCGGTCTGGCCCGCCAGGTCGCCCTGCCCGACCCGGGGCTGTACGACGTCCTGTACGAACGCCATCTGTCGCCGGACGCCTGGCGCCCCTACCCGGACGCGGCACAGGTGCTGGAGGGGCTGCGTGAGGCCGGGGCCGGGATCGGGGTCGTCAGCAACATCGGCTGGGACCTGCGGCCGGTGTTCCGGGCGCACGGCCTGGACCCGTACGTGGACGCGTACGTCCTCTCCTTCGAGCACGGCGTCCAGAAGCCGGACGCGCGCCTCTTTCACACGGCCTGCACACTTCTGGGACAGCATCCGACGGATGTGGTGATGGTCGGCGACGACCGGGTGGCGGACGGTGGGGCCGCCGCACTGGGCTGCGAGGTGCGGTTCGTGCAGCATGCACCGGTCGACGAGCGGCCCGACGGGCTGCGGGAGCTCGGACTGACCGCGATGGTTGCCTGACAGAGATGTGAGAGATGTCCCTGACGCGCAATGGGTCGGATTGTCACATCGGGGCCGTAGCCTGGTAGGTATGTCCCCGACTTCGTGCCCGTCCAGCTCCGTACGCTCAGCCGCAGTGGTGAATGAAGACATTCGCGACCTGTGGCGGCGCTCGGGCGGCCACCTGTCCCCGGAGGACGAGGAGCAGTACCAGCGTCTGCTGGTCGAGTGGGCCGCCGCCACCAAGGGCAATTCCAGGTCCGCCGCCTGAGGCGCGCGCCGGTTCCGGCGATCCCCTGCGTCGCCGGAACCGGGGCACGGCACTCCGGCCGGTACGGCCGCGCATGGGCCCCGAAGGGCGCCTGCGGGCGGTGGCGGGCCGGGCGGGGCTACAGCATGTCCCGTCGTGGCTGATCGGTCAATGAATTACCGGGCTCCGCCCGTGCGGAGCCCGGGGCGGGATGCGGGCGCGCCCGGTCAGCTCCCGCCGAGGCGGCCGGCCTGGAGCTCCGCCGCTTCGAGGATGCCGGTGAGCAGACCGGGGAACAGCGCCTCCAGGTCGTCGCGCCTGAGCCCGTTCATCTTGGCGGTGCCCCGGTAGGTCTGCCGGACGATGCCGCTCTCGCGGAGCACCCGGAAGTGGTGCGTGGTGGTGGACTTGGTGACCGGCAGGTCGAAACAGGAGCAGGTGAGCTCGCCCTCGGCCGCCGCGAGTTCCCGGACGACGCACAGCCGTACCGGGTCCGAGAGGGCGTGCAGGACCGCTTCGAGCCTGATCTCCTGGCGCGCGGGGTGGGCCAGGGTGCGCGCGCCCGCCGCCGGGGCCATGGTGCTGGCAGAGGTCACGGTGGCTCTCCGTCTCGTCGCTCCGTCCGGGACTCCCATAATACGAGGCTCATCGTAATTTGATGTAGAGGACGGAATCTGTCCTAAAGGCTGCCTAGCGTGGCATGGGTGGCCGGGCAGCGGGTCCGGTGCCGAGCGGAAGGCGCAGCAGGATGACGAGCACGGCCGACACCCCGGAGAACGCCCGGACCTTCGCGTGTGCCGAAAACCTCGAAGCGTGGCTGGAGGAGCATCATGCCGACCGGCCGGGCCTCTGGCTGAAGGTCGCCAAGCGGAATTCGGGCGTGGCGTCGGTGACGGCCGACGAGTACACCGACGCCGTCCTCTGCTTCGGCTGGATCACCGGGCAGCGCAAGTCCTGCGACGAGGTGTACTACCTCCAGCGGATCACGCCCCGCCGTCCGCGCAGCGTCTGGTCGCTGGTCAACGTGGAGAAGGTGGAGGCGCTCGTCGAGGCGGGGCGGATGCGCGCGCCGGGCCTCGCGGAGGTCGAGGCGGCGCGCGCGGACGGGCGGTGGGAGGCCGCGTACCCCTCGCAGAGCCTGGCCACCGTTCCCGCCGATCTCGCCGCCGCGCTGGCGGCGGACGAGGCGGCGGGGGACTTCTTCGGGCGGCTCGGCAGGTCCGACCGCTATCTGGTGCTGCTGCGCCTCATGACGGCGTCCACGCCCGAGGTCAGGCAGGCGCGGCTGCGCAGGGCGGTGGCCGCCATGGCCGAGGGCCGCAAGGTCACCTGACGGGCCCGGCCCACCTCATCCGGGCAGGTCCCGCAGGTGCGGGAAGCGGAACTCGGTGCGGCTGCGGAAGGTCTCGTCCGGGCGCAGGACCGTGCCGGGGTGGTCCGGGCGGTTGGGCGAGTCGGGCAGGTGCTGGGTCTCCAGGCAGACGGCGCTGTGCCGGTCGTGGCGGCCGCCGTCGGCGGTGGCCAGGGTGCCGTCCAGCTGGTTGGCGGTGTAGACCTGGATGCCGGGTTCGGTGGTCCACACCTCCATGACCCGTCCGGCGCCGGGTGCGGCGAGGCGGGCCGCGCGGCGCGGTCCGGCGGGCGTGTCCGGGCCGTTGAGGACCCAGCAGTGGTCGAAGCCGCCGGCCCGGCGCAGCTGCTCGTGCGGGAGCGCGAGGCGTTCCGCGAGGGTCCGCGGTGCGGTCAGGTCGAACGGGGTGCCCCGGACGGGTGCGGCCGGAGCCTCGGGGATGCCGTCCTCGTCGACCGGCAGGTAGCGTTCCGCGTCCACCTGGAGGGTGTGGCCGAGGATGTCGCCCTCGCCCGCGAGGTCGAAGTAGGCGTGGTTGGTGAGGTTGACGACGGTGGCGCGGTCGGTGGTCGCCTCGTAGTCGAGCGCGAGGGTGCCGGCCGTGTCGAGGGTGTACGTCACGGTGACGTCCAGCGCGCCGGGGAACCCCATGTCGCCGTCGGGGCTGTGCAGGGTGAGCCGTACGGTGGCTGCCTCGTCGGTGGCGTCGGCCGCGGCCTCCCAGACGCGGGTGTGGAATCCGTCGGGGCCGCCGTGCAGGGCGTGGCCCCGGTCGGTGGCGGGGACCTGGTACTCCGTGCCGTCGAGGGTGAACCTGCCGTGCGCGATGCGGTTGGCGTAGCGCCCGACGAGCGCGCCGAAGAAGGGGTTCTTGCCCGTGTAGTCGTCCAGGGACGGCAGCGAGCGCACGACCGACGCGGGGTCACCGGTGGTGTCGGGCACGGTGAGACGGTGCAGGATGCCGCCGTAGGTAAGGATCTCGGCCCGGACTCCGGTGCCGGAGTCGAGCGTCAGGACGTCGACGTCCGTGGGCCCATGGGCGCCGAACGGTTTGCGGTTCACGGTGGGGCGAGGCATCAAGGATCCTTGGGGCGATCGGACGGCCGAAGCGGCTGGACGGGCGGACCGGGGACGTATGCGCCGGACTCCCCAGGGGTGGCGGGCAGTCCGGGCGGTGTCTACGGCGCGGCCCGGCCGGCGGCGGGCCGGGGAACGGTGGATTCGCGGATGACGAGCCGGTAGCCGGGCCGGGGCCGCCGGGGTTCGCTGACCTGGTCGCCGGAGAGCCGCTCGACCAGGCTGTCGACGGCGAGCCGGGCGATGGCCTCCTTGTCGGGCGCCACGGTGGTCAGCGTCGTGGCCCCGTAGAGGCTCTCCTCGATGTCGTCGAAACCGACGACCGCGACATCCTCGGGGATGCGCAGGCCGCGCTCGGTGAGGGTGCGCATCGCGCCGATGGCGATGAGGTCGTTGTACGCGAACACGGCGTCGGGCCGCTCGCCCCGGTCCAGGAGCGCGGCCATGGCGGAGGCGCCGTCCTCGCGGCCGTATCCGTCGGTGACGACGACCAGCGACTCGTCCGGCTCGACGCCGGCGGCGGCCAGCTCCTCGCGCCAGCCGCGCAGCCGCAGATGGGCGGGCTGGCGTTCGCGTCCTGTGCGGGAGCCGAGGAAGGCGATCCGGCGGTGGCCGAGGCCCAAGAGGTGGCGTACGGCCTCGCGCGCCGCCGCGACGTTGTCGATCGCGATGTGGTCGTACGGGGCCTCGTACTCGCGCTCGCCGAGCAGGACGAGGGGCGCGGTGTCGGCGCGCGCCATCAGGTCCTCGGTCTCCAGGTGGATCGGGCTGAGGATGAGCCCGTCGATGACATGGGACCGGAAGCCCTGACTGACCAGCAGTTCCTTCTCGCGCAGTCCGCCGGTGTGGTCGACCAGCACGGTGTAGTCGTGCCGGGCGGCCGCATCGACGACGGCGCCGGCCAGCTCCGCGAAGTAGGGGTTGCCGAACTCGGGGACGGCGAGCGCGATGATCCCGGTGCGGCCCTTGCGCAGATGGCGGGCGGTGAGGTTCGGCCGGTAGCCGAGCTCGTCGATGGCCTGCTGCACTCTGGCCCGCATCTTCGGTGTGACGTGCTGATAGTTGTTCACCACGTTGGACACGGTCTTGATGGACACGCCCGCCCGTTGCGCAACGTCCTTGAGGCTGACGCCCACGGCACTCCCTGAATCGACTTGTCGCGCGGTGTCGCGCGGTGGCCCGGCTGTGCCGGTTCGGCTCGATCGGCTCGAACGGTGCCGGGGCCGCGGCGGCGGCCCCGGCACCGGTTCAGGTGGTTCTGCGGCCGCGCGCCAGATAGCGCTGGGCCACGACGACAACGATAAGGAACCCGCCACTGACGACCGACTGGTACGAGGAGTTCAGTGTGCCGATCTGGTTGATCAGGTTCTGGATGACCTGGAGCAGCAGGACGCCCCAGAGCGTTCCGCTGATCGATCCGGCGCCGCCGATGAGGAGGGTGCCGCCGATCACGACGGCGGAGATCGCGTCGAGTTCCATGCCCACGCCGAGGATGGTGACCCCGGAGGAGAGCCGGGCGGCGTTGAGCGCGCCGGCGAGCCCGGCCAGCAGTCCGCTGAGCGTGTAGACGAGCATCTTGGTCCGCGCGACGGGCAGCCCCATCAGCGTGGCCGCGTCGCTGCTGCCGCCGACGGCGAAGATCGTCTGCCCGAACGAGGTGCGTTGCAGGAGGAGTCCGCCGGCGCCGAAGAGGGCGAGGGCGACCAGGATCGGGTAGCCGAAGCCCCAGACGCTGCCCTGGCCCAGCTCGGCGAAGGCCGAGTCCTTGGGGACCAGGTAGGTGGTGGCGCCCTCGTCGGTGATCGCGAGGAGCAGGCCGCGCGCCCCGAGCAGGGTGGCGAGGGTGACGATGAAGGGCGCCATTCCGGCGCGTGCCACCAGGAATCCGTTGAGCAGGCCGATCGCACCGCACACCACGAGTGGCGTCAACAGGGCGGGCAGGAAGCCCCATTGGGAGGCCCAGGCGGCGAGCACCCCGCCGAGCGCGAAGACGGAACCGACGGAGAGGTCGATGCCCCCGGTGATGATGACCATGGTCATCCCGAGCGCGACCACGGCCAGGAACGAGGCCTGGACGGTCACTCCGCGGGCGTTGTCCAGGGTGTGGAAGGACGGGTAGATGAAGGACGCGACGATCACGACGGTGAGCAGGACGACCAGCACGCCCTGGCGTTGCAGGAGTTCGGCGATCCGCCGGCCGGTCAGGGACCGCGTTGCGGCCTTGGTGGCGGGCTTGCCGCCGCCCGTCGCGGGGGTCTTGCGCGGTGCCGGTGCGGAGGCCACCGGGGCAGGTGAGGTTTCGTTCATCGGGACCGACGCTCCCGGGCGACGTAGACGGCGGCGATGATGATGGCCGCCTGGGCGATCTGTGCGGTGGAGTCGGGCAGGTCGTGCTTGATGAGGGTGGCGCGCAGCAGCTGCATCAGCAGGGCGCCGGCGACGGTGCCGAGGACGCGGATGGAGCCGCCGTTGAGCGGGGTGCCGCCCACCACGACCGCCGTGATGGCGGAGAGTTCCATGAGCGTGCCGAGCGAGGAGGGGTCGCTGGCGGTGAGCCTGGCGGTGGCCAGGATGCCCGCGAGGGCGGCCAGCACTCCGCAGAGCATGTACACACCGATGAGCACCCGTCGTACGGGGAGACCCGCCAGGGCGGCGGCGGACCGGTTGCCGCCGATGGCGACGACCTGGCGGCCGAAGGTGGTGCGGGTGACGAGGAAGGCCACGGCGCCGGCGAGGACGCCGGCGATGAGGACGACCAGCGGGATACCGAGGAAGGAGCCGGTGCCCAGGGACAGCAGGTCGGGGTTGACGATCTGCTTGAGCTGGCTGTCCGCCATGACCAGGGCGAGGCCGCGGCCGCCGACGAACAGGGCGAGGGTGGCGACGATGGGCTGGAGGCCGACGAGTGAGACCAGGGTGCCGTTGACCGCTCCGACCAGGGCGCCGGCCAGCAGCGCCATGACGAGGGCGGGCACCAGTCCGTAGCCGAGGTAGAGCGGCAGCAGCGCGGCGGCCAGGGCCATGGTCGAGCCGACGGAGAGGTCGACGCCCTCGGTGCCGATGACGAGCGCCATGCCGAGGGCGACGATGACGATGGGGGCGACCTGGACGAGCTGGGTGCGGAGGTTGTCCACGGTCATGAAGTGCTCGGTGAACAGCGCGTTGAAGAGCAGGACGACCGCGACGGCGAGGTAGACGCCGTACTCCTGGTACCAGGCGGGGTCGCGCAGCCGGGCGAGCGGCCGGGCTGCGGGGGTGGAGACTGCGGCCTGGGTCATCGGGGGTCCTCCTTGGCGGCCGGCGCCTTGTCCTCGGGTGCCGGAGAGTGGTCGGCGAGCACTTCGAGCAGATGGCTCTCGGCCACCTCGTCGCCCGCCAGTTCGCCCGCGACCGCGCCGCCGCGCAGGACGACGATGCGGTCGGCGCCCTCGATCAGTTCCTCGATGTCGGAGGAGATGAGCAGGACGGCGAGGCCCTCGCGGGCGAGGTCGTCGATGAGGCTCTGGACCTCCGCCTTGGCGCCGACGTCGATGCCGCGGGTGGGTTCGTCCAGCAGCAGGACCTTGGGTTCCAGGCAGAGCCAGCGGGCCAGCAGGACCTTCTGCTGGTTGCCGCCGGAGAGTTCGCCGACCTTCTGCTCGGGGCTCGCCGCCTTGATCCGGAGGCGCTTCATGAAGATGTCGACGATGCGGTCCTGCTTGGCGCGGGAGACGATGCCGGCGCGGGAGAGGCGGGGCATCGCGGCCAGCACGATGTTCTCGCGGACCGAAAGGCCCGGGACGATGCCCTCGGCCTTGCGGTCCTCGGGCAGCAGGCTGATGCCGGAGCGGATGGCGGCCGCGGAGGTGAGCCGGCGCAGGGTGCGTCCGCCGATGCTCACCTCGCCGGAGTCCAGGCCCAGCGCGCCGGAGAGGGCCTTCGCGGTCTCGCTGCGCCCGGAGCCGAGGAGCCCGCCGAGGCCGAGGACCTCGCCCGCGTACAACTCCAGTGATATGTCGTGCAGTTGGTGGTCGCGGGAGAGGCCGGTCGCGGTGAGCACGGGGGTGCGCGCCACCTCGTGGCCCTCGGAGTCGAAGTGGGTGAGCCCCTCGCGGCGGACCTCTGCCATATCGCGCCCGAGCATCATCGAGACGAGTTGCATCCGGTCCAGGTCGGCGAGGTCGCCGGTGTGGATGTGGTGGCCGTCGCGCAGGACGGTGACCCGGTCGCAGATCCGGTAGAGCTCGTCCATGCGGTGGCTGACGTAGAGCACGGCGATGCCGCGTCCGCGCAGGTCCTCGATGACCCGGAAGAGGGTCTCGACCTCGCGCGGCTCCAGCGAGGAGGTGGGTTCGTCCATGATGACGACCTGGGCGTTGACGGAGACGGCGCGGGCCAGCGCGACCATCTGCTGGGTGCCGATGCCCAGCGTGTGCAGCGGCCGCCTGGGGTCGACGCGGACGCCGAAGCCGTCGAGGAGTCCGGTGGTCTCGCGGTGCATCCGGGCGAAGTCGATCAGGCCGAGCCGGTTCCTGGGCTCGCGGCCGAGGAAGATGTTGCGCGCCACGCTCATCAGCGGGACGAGGTTCACCTCCTGGTAGATCGTGGAGATCCCGGCCTGCTGGGCCTCGAACGGCCGGGCGAAGGCGATCTGTTCGCCGGCCAGCCGCAGTTCTCCCTCGTCGGGCCGGTAGACGCCGGTCAGCACCTTGATGAGGGTGGACTTCCCGGCTCCGTTCTCCCCCACCAGGGCGTGGGTCTCGCCGGCGCGCAGGGAGAAGGAGACGCCGTCGAGGGCGACGACGCCCGGGAACCGCTTGCTCACCGAGCGGGCCTCCAGGACGGCGGGCGCCGGGTCGGCCTCCTTCACAAGGGCGGCGGCGGGCGGGGTGGTCCCCCGCACGCCGGCGGCCGGCTCCGGCGGCTGCGGTACTGCTTCGGGTGGTGCCATGGCTGGTCTTGGCCTTCCGCTCTTCCAAGGGTGTGGGCCCGGTCGCCGCCGTGACGGGTGGGAGCGTCACGGCGGCGGTGGGGCCGACGGGGCCGGGTGCGCGGCCCGCGGGCCGGCGCCCGGTGGTGCCGGGGCGTGTCCGGGACACGCCCTTACGGACAGGTGGGGCCGGGTCGGATCAGAACGCGCCGCCGAGCGATTCCTTGGCGTTCGCCTCGTTGTAGGCGCGGTCGGTGATGATGACGTTCTCCGGGATCTCCTCGCCGCCGTAGAACTTCTGGGCGGTCGCGAAGGCCAGCGGACCGAAGCGCGGGTTGGACTCGATGACGGCGTTGTAGTCGCCGTTGACGATGGCCTGGACGGCGTTGCGGGTGCCGTCGACGGAGACGACCTTGACGTCCTTGCCGGGCTTCTTGCCCGCGGCCTTCAGCGCGGTGACGGCGCCGAGGCCCATCTCGTCGTTCTCCGCGTAGACGGCGGTGATGTCGGGCTTGGACTGGATGAGCTGTTCCATCACCTGCTGGCCCTTGTCACGGGCGAACTCACCGGTCTGCTGGGCGACGATCTCCATGTCGGGGGCCTTGGCCTTGAGCTGGTCGACGAAGCCCTTGGTGCGGTCGGTGGTGACGTTGTTGCCCGACGAGCCGAGGAGGATGGCGACCTTGCCCTTGCCTCCGGTGGACTCGATCATCGCGTCCGCCGCGCGCTTGCCCTGCTCCACGAAGTCGGAGCCCAGGAAGGCCACGTAGTCCTTGCAGGCGGTGGAGTTGAGCTTGCGGTCGATGGTGAGGACCGGGACCTTCTTGGCGGCGGCGGCCTTCAGCGCCGGCTCCAGGCCGTCCGAGTTGAGCGGGGCGACGATGAGGAACTGCGCGCCCTGGGACAGCATGTCCTGGATGTCGCTGATCTGCTTGGACAGCTGCGACTGAGCGTTGGTGGTGAGCAGCTTCTTGACGCCGATCTTCTTGGCCTCGTCCTTGATGGACTGGGTCTCGGCGATACGGAAGGGGTTGGCCTCCTTCTCCGACTGGGAGAAGCCGACCACCGCGTTCTTCAGGTCGAGCTTCGGTGCCCCGTACGCCTCCAGCGAGCAGCCGGAACCGGACGAGGACTCGGGGGTCTTGGCCGCCTGGGCGCCCTGGCTGCTGTCCGCGTTCGCGGAGTCCGAGGACTCCGACTTGGAGCAGCCGGAGGCGGCCAGCGTGGCGGTGGCGGCGAGGAGGCAGGCCACGGCGAGGGTACGGGATCGGCGCTGGATCATCATGCGCGGGAGCTCCTTGGCGGGATGACGGCACGCCGAGGGGCGTGCGGTCGGTCATGGCTGGACGATGCATCGGCCGCTGCACGGCGGCTGATGTCACTGCACTCACGGCCCCGCTAGGAGACGGCCCCTAGCTGCACAAACTGTGGTCGTGAGAGCCTGCGCGGCCTCTCGGCGGCTCGGTTTACAACGTTATATAGGCGGCGCGGCACGGGCGGCAAGAGCGTTGTCGATGCGTTTCCAAAATGTGTCGGAGCCGCCCGTCCCGCCCGGACCGCCCCGGCCCACGGGATACTGCCGGGCCCCTGGACAGCCGCTCGGCGGCGTGCTGTCATACCGCCGGAACCCCATTTTCCAACGTTGCATAGAAAGTGCCGCCCCGCCCTCCCCGGATCGCGACGGCGCTCTTCGTCGTGCGCGCAGCCGGTCCGGACCGCTGCGCCGTGGCGGCCCCCCTTGTCTGATGCGCCTTTCTTGAGCCGGAGCCCCATGCCCGGCAGAGCAGGAGCCCTCCCCCATGCCCCTGAACCGCAGACAACTCATGACCGGCGCCCTCGCCACCGTCGCCGCCACCACGGCGGCCGGCCGCTGGTCGTCCACCGCGACGGCCGCCGGACACCGGGTGGACCCGGCCCGCGGCGGCCACTACTCCCCCAACGCCGCTCCCCTGCACCCGACCGCCTTCCTGCGGCTCCCGCCCGGCCGGGTCACCGCGCGGGGCTGGCTCGCCGGACAGCTGAAACTCCAGCTCGACGGGTTGTGCGGCCGCTACGAGGAGTTCTCGCACTTCCTGGACTTCACGGCCACCGGCTGGGTCCGCCCGGACCTCGGCGGCTGGGAGGAGGTGCCGTACTGGCTGCGCGGCTACACCGACCTGGCGATCGTCACGGGCGACGCGACGGCCCTGGCGGCGGTGCGCCGCTGGTTCGACGCGATCCTCGCCACCCAGCAGTCCGACGGGTTCTTCGGCCCGAAAGCACTGCGCACGTCGCTGAACGGCGGCCCGGACTTCTGGCCGTTCCTGCCGCTGGTGCAGGCCCTGCGCTCCTGGCAGGAGTACTCAGGCGACAACCGGATCATCCCCTTCCTGAGCCGGTTCTTCCGCTACATGAACGCCCAGGGCCCCGGCGCCTTCGACACCAGCTGGATCGCGCTGCGCTGGGGCGATGGTCTCGACAGCGTGTTCTGGCTGTTCAACCGGACCGGTGACACCTTCCTGCTGGACCTCGCGGACAAGATCCACGCGTACGGTGCCGACTGGGGCGACAACCTGGTCGACGCGCACAACGTGAACATCGC comes from Streptomyces sp. Mut1 and encodes:
- a CDS encoding ABC transporter permease produces the protein MTQAAVSTPAARPLARLRDPAWYQEYGVYLAVAVVLLFNALFTEHFMTVDNLRTQLVQVAPIVIVALGMALVIGTEGVDLSVGSTMALAAALLPLYLGYGLVPALVMALLAGALVGAVNGTLVSLVGLQPIVATLALFVGGRGLALVMADSQLKQIVNPDLLSLGTGSFLGIPLVVLIAGVLAGAVAFLVTRTTFGRQVVAIGGNRSAAALAGLPVRRVLIGVYMLCGVLAALAGILATARLTASDPSSLGTLMELSAITAVVVGGTPLNGGSIRVLGTVAGALLMQLLRATLIKHDLPDSTAQIAQAAIIIAAVYVARERRSR
- a CDS encoding ABC transporter permease; protein product: MNETSPAPVASAPAPRKTPATGGGKPATKAATRSLTGRRIAELLQRQGVLVVLLTVVIVASFIYPSFHTLDNARGVTVQASFLAVVALGMTMVIITGGIDLSVGSVFALGGVLAAWASQWGFLPALLTPLVVCGAIGLLNGFLVARAGMAPFIVTLATLLGARGLLLAITDEGATTYLVPKDSAFAELGQGSVWGFGYPILVALALFGAGGLLLQRTSFGQTIFAVGGSSDAATLMGLPVARTKMLVYTLSGLLAGLAGALNAARLSSGVTILGVGMELDAISAVVIGGTLLIGGAGSISGTLWGVLLLQVIQNLINQIGTLNSSYQSVVSGGFLIVVVVAQRYLARGRRTT
- a CDS encoding HAD family hydrolase; the encoded protein is MPIKGVLFDFSGTLFRIESVRSWLAGALAERGVRVTDADFERYATELEAAGALPGGPSPRRMPEELAEGWAHRDENAELHRAVYTGLARQVALPDPGLYDVLYERHLSPDAWRPYPDAAQVLEGLREAGAGIGVVSNIGWDLRPVFRAHGLDPYVDAYVLSFEHGVQKPDARLFHTACTLLGQHPTDVVMVGDDRVADGGAAALGCEVRFVQHAPVDERPDGLRELGLTAMVA
- a CDS encoding ArsR/SmtB family transcription factor; this encodes MAPAAGARTLAHPARQEIRLEAVLHALSDPVRLCVVRELAAAEGELTCSCFDLPVTKSTTTHHFRVLRESGIVRQTYRGTAKMNGLRRDDLEALFPGLLTGILEAAELQAGRLGGS
- a CDS encoding M56 family metallopeptidase: MWVSLALLLLGALAAVVTPRLMARAEWPEREPVVALWVWQCVVAGVLLSFGLSMTFSAAAAWQAVRGHVFAPAPHGVVEAYALADDGPWSAVMAVLLAFGGVWTAAMLAREIHRAHLRRRQRRAELLVRAPLMPGEEPGSGRLVVLEGERPDAWWLPGAAPQLVITTAALGRLKGRQLDAVLAHEQGHAQARHDWLLNCSEALASGFPQVPVFAAFRGEMHRLVELAADDVASRRFGRLTIALALVELNEDRGVFGPCPAGDAELPLRVNRLLAPAGRLTAARRLRLTAAAAFVPVVPLLVAFVPGLSALG
- a CDS encoding YdeI/OmpD-associated family protein, giving the protein MTSTADTPENARTFACAENLEAWLEEHHADRPGLWLKVAKRNSGVASVTADEYTDAVLCFGWITGQRKSCDEVYYLQRITPRRPRSVWSLVNVEKVEALVEAGRMRAPGLAEVEAARADGRWEAAYPSQSLATVPADLAAALAADEAAGDFFGRLGRSDRYLVLLRLMTASTPEVRQARLRRAVAAMAEGRKVT
- a CDS encoding phosphatase PAP2 family protein produces the protein MHVSPRSLVDRARASSPVARAGAVCTVLAGALTALVVARWQPLMDLDRSVARSLHRRAVAEPGLVHVNRLLTDWLWDPWTMRALVAVAVVTLWWRGARPLAVWVAATTVLSSLLQQGVKAAVGRDRPRWPDPVDSATYAAYPSGHAMTATVSCGLLLWLLHRSGVRGPLWRAAVGAAAVSVAGVGLTRVYLGVHWPSDVLGGWLLGAALVALAVRGFERYAARSGPGRVA
- a CDS encoding aldose epimerase family protein; amino-acid sequence: MPRPTVNRKPFGAHGPTDVDVLTLDSGTGVRAEILTYGGILHRLTVPDTTGDPASVVRSLPSLDDYTGKNPFFGALVGRYANRIAHGRFTLDGTEYQVPATDRGHALHGGPDGFHTRVWEAAADATDEAATVRLTLHSPDGDMGFPGALDVTVTYTLDTAGTLALDYEATTDRATVVNLTNHAYFDLAGEGDILGHTLQVDAERYLPVDEDGIPEAPAAPVRGTPFDLTAPRTLAERLALPHEQLRRAGGFDHCWVLNGPDTPAGPRRAARLAAPGAGRVMEVWTTEPGIQVYTANQLDGTLATADGGRHDRHSAVCLETQHLPDSPNRPDHPGTVLRPDETFRSRTEFRFPHLRDLPG
- a CDS encoding LacI family DNA-binding transcriptional regulator — protein: MGVSLKDVAQRAGVSIKTVSNVVNNYQHVTPKMRARVQQAIDELGYRPNLTARHLRKGRTGIIALAVPEFGNPYFAELAGAVVDAAARHDYTVLVDHTGGLREKELLVSQGFRSHVIDGLILSPIHLETEDLMARADTAPLVLLGEREYEAPYDHIAIDNVAAAREAVRHLLGLGHRRIAFLGSRTGRERQPAHLRLRGWREELAAAGVEPDESLVVVTDGYGREDGASAMAALLDRGERPDAVFAYNDLIAIGAMRTLTERGLRIPEDVAVVGFDDIEESLYGATTLTTVAPDKEAIARLAVDSLVERLSGDQVSEPRRPRPGYRLVIRESTVPRPAAGRAAP